In one window of Caballeronia sp. TF1N1 DNA:
- the pcaF gene encoding 3-oxoadipyl-CoA thiolase — protein MKEAFVCDAIRTPIGRYGGSLSSVRADDLGAVPLRALVERNKEVDWEAVEEVIYGCANQAGEDNRNVARMSALLAGLPVGTPGSTVNRLCGSGMDAVGIAARAIKSGEASLLIAGGVESMSRAPFVMGKATSAFSRQAEIHDTTIGWRFVNPLMKKLYGVDSMPETAENVADDYKVSRADQDAFALRSQQRASRAQKDGTLAQEIAPVSIAQKKGDALVVSQDEHPRETSLETLAKLKGVVRPDGSVTAGNASGVNDGAVAMLIADEESAKRHGLTPRARILGIATAGVEPRVMGIGPAPASQKLLARLGMTIDQFDVIELNEAFASQGLAVLRMLGIADDDPRVNPNGGAIALGHPLGASGARLVTAASYQLQRTGGRFALCTMCIGVGQGIAMVIERV, from the coding sequence ATGAAAGAAGCTTTCGTATGTGATGCCATCCGCACGCCGATCGGCCGTTACGGCGGTTCGCTGTCTTCCGTGCGTGCCGACGACCTGGGCGCCGTGCCGCTGCGCGCGCTCGTCGAACGCAACAAGGAAGTGGACTGGGAAGCCGTCGAGGAAGTGATCTACGGCTGCGCGAATCAGGCGGGCGAAGACAATCGCAACGTCGCGCGCATGTCGGCGTTGCTTGCCGGCTTGCCCGTGGGCACGCCCGGTTCGACGGTCAACCGCCTGTGCGGTTCGGGCATGGATGCGGTCGGCATCGCGGCGCGCGCCATCAAGTCGGGCGAGGCGAGCCTTTTGATCGCGGGCGGCGTCGAGAGCATGAGCCGCGCGCCGTTCGTGATGGGCAAGGCGACGAGCGCGTTCTCGCGTCAGGCCGAGATTCACGACACGACCATCGGCTGGCGCTTCGTCAATCCGCTGATGAAGAAGCTCTATGGCGTCGACTCGATGCCCGAAACCGCCGAGAACGTCGCCGACGACTACAAGGTGAGCCGCGCCGATCAGGACGCGTTCGCGCTGCGCAGTCAGCAGAGGGCATCGCGCGCGCAGAAGGACGGCACGCTTGCGCAGGAAATCGCGCCGGTCAGCATCGCGCAGAAGAAGGGCGACGCGCTCGTCGTGTCGCAGGACGAGCATCCGCGTGAGACGAGTCTCGAAACGCTCGCGAAGCTGAAGGGCGTGGTGCGTCCGGACGGCTCGGTGACGGCGGGCAACGCGTCGGGCGTGAACGATGGCGCCGTCGCCATGCTGATCGCCGACGAAGAAAGCGCGAAGCGTCATGGCCTCACGCCGCGCGCGCGCATTCTCGGCATCGCGACCGCGGGTGTCGAACCGCGCGTGATGGGTATTGGACCGGCGCCCGCATCGCAGAAGCTGTTGGCGCGCCTTGGCATGACGATCGACCAGTTCGATGTGATCGAGCTGAACGAAGCCTTCGCCTCGCAAGGGCTCGCCGTGCTGCGCATGCTCGGCATTGCCGACGACGATCCTCGCGTCAACCCGAACGGCGGTGCGATCGCGCTCGGACATCCGCTCGGCGCGTCCGGCGCGCGGCTCGTGACGGCCGCGAGCTATCAGTTGCAGCGCACGGGCGGGCGCTTCGCGCTCTGCACCATGTGCATCGGCGTGGGCCAGGGCATTGCGATGGTCATCGAGCGTGTCTAA
- a CDS encoding 3-carboxy-cis,cis-muconate cycloisomerase has product MFASTGRLTDLICGNEAANALWSARATVQAMLDVEAALARASAEHGVIPASAVDAIVAACNADNIDAGALMTGAAAGGNLAIPLVKQLTAVVKAGDAEAAKYVHWGATSQDIIDTGVMLQLRAAFELIDADLRELAASLAQQAQKHHATPMIGRTWLQQALPITLGLKFAQWLDAVTRHRGRLYELKSRVFVLQFGGAAGTLASLRDKALPVAQSLADELQLALPALPWHTQRDRIAEAAAFLGMLTGTLGKIARDISLMMQTELGELAEPAAAGKGGSSTMPHKRNPVGCAAVLTAATRAPNLVATVFAGMVQEHERALGGWQAEWEALPDLARLTAGALSNIKGIVPGLEVNVARLARNLDATNGLVLGEAVMLALGDAIGRLDAHKLVEQSSKAAVASGQSLFDVLAANETVTQHLSQQQLKSLLDPANYAGQAQAFVDAALELHRANA; this is encoded by the coding sequence ATGTTCGCCTCGACCGGTCGTCTCACGGATCTCATCTGCGGCAACGAGGCCGCCAACGCGCTATGGTCGGCGCGCGCGACGGTGCAGGCCATGCTCGATGTCGAAGCGGCGCTCGCGCGTGCGTCGGCGGAGCATGGCGTGATTCCGGCGAGCGCGGTCGATGCGATCGTCGCCGCGTGCAATGCCGACAACATCGACGCCGGCGCGTTGATGACCGGCGCGGCCGCCGGCGGCAATCTCGCGATTCCGCTCGTCAAGCAATTGACCGCCGTGGTGAAGGCCGGCGACGCCGAGGCCGCGAAGTACGTGCATTGGGGCGCGACGAGTCAGGACATCATCGACACGGGCGTCATGCTGCAACTGCGCGCCGCATTCGAACTGATCGATGCCGATCTGCGCGAACTCGCGGCATCGCTCGCGCAGCAGGCGCAGAAGCATCACGCGACGCCGATGATCGGCCGCACATGGTTGCAACAGGCGCTGCCAATCACGCTCGGTCTCAAGTTCGCGCAATGGCTGGACGCAGTGACGCGTCATCGCGGGCGTCTGTACGAACTGAAATCGCGCGTGTTCGTGCTGCAATTCGGCGGCGCGGCGGGCACGCTGGCGAGTCTGCGCGACAAGGCCTTGCCGGTGGCGCAGTCGCTCGCCGATGAACTTCAGCTCGCCCTGCCCGCGCTGCCTTGGCATACGCAACGCGATCGCATCGCGGAGGCGGCGGCGTTTCTCGGCATGCTCACGGGCACGCTTGGCAAGATCGCGCGCGACATCTCGCTCATGATGCAGACCGAACTCGGCGAACTCGCCGAGCCGGCCGCCGCAGGCAAGGGCGGGTCGTCCACCATGCCGCACAAGCGCAATCCCGTGGGTTGCGCGGCGGTGCTTACTGCCGCGACGCGCGCGCCCAATCTCGTCGCGACGGTTTTCGCGGGCATGGTGCAGGAACACGAACGCGCGCTCGGCGGCTGGCAGGCGGAATGGGAAGCGCTGCCCGATCTCGCGCGGCTTACGGCGGGCGCGTTGTCGAATATCAAGGGCATCGTGCCGGGTCTCGAAGTGAACGTCGCGCGGCTCGCGCGGAATCTCGACGCGACCAACGGTCTCGTGCTCGGCGAAGCGGTCATGCTCGCGCTCGGCGACGCCATCGGCCGGCTGGATGCGCACAAGCTCGTCGAGCAGTCGTCGAAGGCGGCGGTGGCAAGCGGCCAGTCTCTCTTCGATGTGCTCGCCGCGAACGAAACCGTCACGCAGCATCTTTCGCAACAACAGTTGAAATCCTTGCTCGATCCGGCGAACTACGCCGGTCAGGCACAGGCCTTCGTCGACGCCGCGCTCGAGCTACATCGCGCGAACGCATGA
- the pcaC gene encoding 4-carboxymuconolactone decarboxylase, translating to MTDDERYEAGMKVRRAVLSDAHVDRSLANRTDLTTDFQNFITRYAWGEIWTRDGLPRHTRSLLTIAMMVALNRGEELALHLRAAKNNGVTQDEIKEVLLQTAVYCGVPAANSAFHLAQKIFEEEAQKK from the coding sequence ATGACTGATGACGAACGTTACGAAGCCGGCATGAAGGTGCGCCGCGCGGTGCTGTCCGATGCGCACGTGGACCGCTCGCTTGCCAACCGCACCGATCTCACCACGGATTTCCAGAACTTCATCACGCGCTATGCGTGGGGCGAAATCTGGACGCGCGATGGCTTGCCGCGTCATACGCGCAGCCTTCTCACCATCGCGATGATGGTCGCGCTCAATCGTGGCGAGGAACTCGCGTTGCATCTGCGCGCCGCGAAGAACAACGGCGTGACGCAGGACGAGATCAAGGAAGTGCTGCTGCAGACGGCCGTGTATTGCGGCGTGCCGGCCGCGAACTCGGCGTTCCATCTGGCGCAGAAGATCTTCGAGGAAGAGGCGCAGAAGAAGTAA
- a CDS encoding LysR family transcriptional regulator, whose translation MDALTSLRVFREVVEAESFVKAAERLDISTAMTSKHVANLERHLNVRLLNRTTRHLSLTEAGNVYYEQCSEALDILRAAEAAVGTQTAQPHGVLKVTAPGWFANRKFADLLVAYQARYPDVLVDLRLENRFVDLVEEGYDMALRATSEPSPSLIVRPLCRMPFVLAASPAYIERHGPVRHPNDMARHRVVLPTYTNIETVTLTGADGAFTVRNQPVLKTNDTSMALQLVRAGMGLAYLPAWIVDPELGAGNLLRVLPGYEAFAPSVYAVYTSRKYMTTKVRTFIDFLSDSLSDQKPRK comes from the coding sequence ATGGATGCGCTCACCAGTCTTCGCGTATTCCGCGAGGTCGTCGAAGCTGAAAGTTTCGTGAAGGCGGCCGAACGGCTAGACATCTCGACCGCGATGACGAGCAAACACGTCGCCAACCTCGAACGCCATTTGAACGTGCGGTTGCTGAATCGAACGACGCGGCATCTCAGCCTGACCGAAGCCGGCAACGTTTATTACGAACAGTGCAGCGAGGCGCTCGACATCCTGCGCGCGGCAGAAGCCGCGGTCGGCACGCAGACGGCGCAGCCGCATGGCGTGCTCAAGGTGACCGCGCCGGGCTGGTTCGCCAATCGTAAGTTCGCGGATTTGTTGGTGGCTTATCAGGCGCGTTATCCGGATGTGCTCGTCGATCTGCGCCTTGAGAACCGCTTCGTCGATCTGGTCGAGGAAGGCTACGACATGGCCTTGCGCGCGACGTCCGAGCCGTCGCCCTCGCTCATCGTACGGCCGTTGTGCCGGATGCCGTTCGTGCTGGCGGCATCGCCTGCGTATATCGAACGGCATGGGCCGGTGCGGCATCCCAACGACATGGCGCGGCATCGCGTCGTGCTGCCGACTTACACCAATATCGAGACGGTTACGCTGACGGGCGCGGACGGCGCGTTCACGGTCAGGAATCAGCCGGTGCTGAAGACCAACGATACGTCGATGGCGCTCCAACTCGTGCGCGCCGGGATGGGCCTGGCGTATCTGCCGGCGTGGATCGTCGATCCCGAACTGGGCGCGGGCAACTTGCTGCGCGTGCTGCCGGGCTACGAAGCGTTCGCGCCGTCGGTATATGCGGTGTACACGAGCCGCAAGTACATGACGACGAAGGTCAGAACCTTCATCGATTTCTTGTCGGACTCGCTGAGCGATCAAAAACCAAGGAAGTGA
- a CDS encoding helix-turn-helix domain-containing protein — MKTTSKEDLRSHCAVNYGVEIFGDRWSLLIIRDIVFVGKKTYGEFLRSEEGIATNVLASRLAFLEEQGILSRAPSPDDGRRDFYTLTEKGLDLIPVVLNIVLWSAKYDSKSYVRRSKAFIARLRQSPLLVSEEVKTLVRNGGCMFPESKE, encoded by the coding sequence ATGAAGACGACATCCAAAGAAGACCTTCGATCCCATTGCGCGGTGAACTACGGCGTGGAGATCTTTGGCGACCGGTGGTCGCTCTTGATCATTCGCGACATCGTCTTTGTTGGCAAGAAGACGTATGGCGAGTTTCTGAGATCGGAAGAGGGAATCGCGACCAATGTCCTTGCGTCCCGCCTTGCGTTTCTTGAGGAACAAGGAATTCTCTCGAGGGCGCCCAGCCCCGACGATGGGCGCCGTGACTTCTACACGCTGACCGAGAAGGGCTTGGACCTCATCCCTGTCGTGCTGAACATCGTCCTATGGAGCGCGAAGTACGATTCAAAGTCGTACGTTCGGCGAAGTAAGGCTTTCATTGCCCGATTAAGACAAAGCCCCCTGCTGGTGAGCGAAGAGGTGAAGACGCTGGTTCGGAATGGCGGATGTATGTTTCCGGAGAGCAAGGAATAG
- a CDS encoding 3-oxoacid CoA-transferase subunit B, which yields MKKLSRDEMARRVAADIPEGAYVNLGIGVPTLVANHLAADREIFLHSENGLLGMGPAPAKGEEDDELINAGKQHVTLLTGGAFFHHADSFAMMRGGHLDFCVLGAFQVSATGDLANWHTGAPDAIPAVGGAMDLAIGAKQVYVMMELLTKQGESKLVAECSYPVTGVQCVDRVYTDLAVFDVTPEGFVVREMVEGLSFDELQKLAQVPLQYVPLSEAA from the coding sequence ATGAAGAAACTTTCCCGTGACGAAATGGCCCGCCGCGTGGCCGCGGACATTCCCGAAGGCGCGTATGTGAACCTCGGTATCGGCGTGCCGACGCTCGTCGCCAATCATCTCGCGGCGGATCGCGAAATCTTCCTCCATAGCGAAAACGGCCTGCTCGGCATGGGTCCCGCGCCCGCGAAGGGCGAAGAGGACGACGAACTCATCAACGCCGGTAAGCAGCACGTCACGCTCTTGACGGGCGGCGCGTTCTTCCATCACGCCGATTCCTTCGCGATGATGCGCGGCGGCCATCTCGACTTCTGCGTGCTCGGCGCGTTCCAGGTCTCGGCGACGGGCGACCTCGCCAACTGGCACACCGGCGCACCCGATGCGATTCCCGCCGTCGGCGGCGCAATGGACCTGGCCATCGGCGCCAAGCAGGTGTACGTGATGATGGAACTGCTCACGAAGCAAGGCGAGAGCAAGCTCGTGGCCGAGTGTTCTTATCCGGTGACGGGCGTACAGTGCGTGGATCGCGTATATACGGACCTCGCCGTGTTCGACGTGACGCCGGAAGGCTTCGTCGTGCGCGAGATGGTGGAAGGTCTGTCGTTCGACGAACTGCAAAAGCTGGCCCAGGTGCCGCTGCAATACGTGCCGCTGTCCGAGGCTGCATAA
- a CDS encoding LysR family transcriptional regulator: MTDLDLNLIPFLVAIEETRNVSRAAERLGVSQPRVSTALGRLREYFNDPLFVRTSRGMEPTPRALALVPAAREALGRIERGLLDTQHFDPSSSTDTFSIALSDVGEIVFLPRLLQAFATEAPQANLRSVSASHGDVERGLEAGSIDLAVGYFPDLRGNNFFQQRLFSHRFICLMRRDHPFAREPLTLERFCACGHAVVRAEGRSQEILENHLDKERVRRRAVLETPHFMSLPFILSRTDLIATVPHAIGFAYVAEHASITLAEPPLALPRFDLRQHWHRKFHNDPRTSWLRGVVASLFNDALDEWPK; encoded by the coding sequence ATGACCGACCTCGACCTGAATCTGATCCCGTTCCTCGTCGCGATAGAGGAGACGCGCAACGTGAGCCGCGCCGCCGAGCGACTCGGCGTGAGTCAGCCGCGCGTGTCGACGGCGCTCGGACGGTTGCGCGAATATTTCAACGACCCGCTGTTCGTGCGGACCTCGCGCGGCATGGAGCCGACGCCGCGCGCCCTGGCGCTCGTGCCGGCGGCGCGCGAGGCGCTCGGGCGGATCGAACGCGGTTTGCTCGATACGCAGCACTTCGATCCCTCGTCGAGCACCGACACGTTCTCGATAGCGCTGTCGGATGTCGGCGAGATCGTGTTTCTGCCGCGCTTGTTGCAGGCGTTCGCAACCGAGGCGCCGCAAGCGAATCTGCGGTCTGTGTCGGCTTCACACGGCGATGTCGAGCGCGGACTCGAAGCCGGCTCGATCGATCTGGCGGTCGGCTATTTTCCCGATCTGCGCGGCAACAACTTCTTCCAGCAGCGGCTCTTTTCGCACCGGTTCATCTGTCTCATGCGGCGCGATCATCCCTTCGCGCGCGAGCCTCTCACGCTCGAACGCTTCTGCGCATGCGGCCACGCGGTCGTGCGCGCCGAGGGACGCAGTCAGGAGATCCTCGAAAATCATCTCGACAAGGAACGCGTGCGGCGCCGCGCCGTGCTGGAAACGCCGCACTTCATGAGCTTGCCGTTCATTTTGTCGCGTACGGATCTCATCGCGACGGTGCCGCATGCGATCGGCTTCGCGTATGTGGCCGAACACGCGTCGATCACGCTCGCCGAGCCGCCGCTCGCGCTGCCGAGGTTCGATCTGCGGCAGCATTGGCATCGCAAGTTTCATAACGATCCACGCACGAGTTGGCTGCGTGGCGTCGTCGCCTCGCTCTTCAACGACGCACTCGACGAATGGCCGAAGTGA
- a CDS encoding 3-oxoacid CoA-transferase subunit A, with protein sequence MINKIFDSLASAVADVQDGATIMIGGFGTAGMPSELIDALIEQGARNLTIVNNNAGNGDTGLAALLKAKRVSKIICSFPRQTDSHVFDALYRAGEIELELVPQGNLAERIRAAGAGIGGFFTPTGYGTKLAEGKETRVIDGKHYVLEAPLHADFALVKAYKGDRWGNLVYRKTARNFGPIMASAAKTAIVQVSKVVPLGELDPENIVTPGIFVQRVVEVPQAVHAAELEAELAS encoded by the coding sequence ATGATCAACAAGATTTTCGACTCGCTCGCGTCGGCGGTGGCGGATGTGCAAGACGGCGCGACCATCATGATCGGCGGTTTCGGCACGGCGGGCATGCCCTCGGAACTGATCGACGCGCTCATCGAACAGGGCGCGCGCAATCTCACCATCGTCAACAACAACGCGGGCAATGGCGACACGGGTCTCGCCGCCTTGCTGAAGGCGAAGCGCGTCAGCAAGATCATCTGTTCGTTTCCGCGTCAGACCGACTCGCACGTCTTCGACGCGCTCTACCGCGCGGGCGAAATCGAACTCGAACTCGTGCCGCAGGGTAATCTCGCGGAGCGCATTCGAGCGGCGGGCGCGGGCATCGGCGGATTCTTCACGCCGACCGGCTACGGCACGAAGCTCGCCGAAGGCAAGGAAACTCGCGTGATCGACGGCAAGCATTACGTGCTCGAAGCGCCGCTACACGCCGACTTCGCGCTCGTGAAGGCCTATAAGGGCGACCGCTGGGGCAATCTGGTCTATCGTAAGACGGCGCGCAACTTCGGGCCGATCATGGCGAGCGCCGCGAAGACCGCCATCGTGCAGGTGTCGAAGGTCGTGCCGCTCGGCGAGCTTGACCCCGAAAACATCGTGACGCCGGGCATCTTCGTGCAACGTGTCGTCGAAGTGCCGCAGGCGGTGCATGCCGCCGAACTCGAAGCTGAACTTGCATCCTGA
- a CDS encoding IclR family transcriptional regulator, with translation MSTPTNADADSSDNPARPGDAYVQSFARGLSVIRSFDANRPAQTLTDVAAATGLTRAGARRILLTLQALGYVEADGRLFQLTPKILDLGFAYLTSMPFWNLAEPVMEELVAQVHESCSAAVLNGAEIVYVLRVPTHKIITQNLSIGSRLPAFCTSMGRVLFAALDDAQLDEALDASELVARTPHTIVDKTALRESIALVRRQGWAIVDQELEEGLISLSAPIRDRQGRVIAALNLSGNAQRKSAKQMVKSFLTPLQEAALRVSDMVARRG, from the coding sequence ATGTCCACTCCAACGAATGCCGACGCGGATTCATCCGATAACCCCGCGCGTCCCGGCGACGCCTACGTGCAATCGTTCGCGCGCGGGCTTTCGGTCATCCGCTCGTTCGACGCGAACCGCCCGGCGCAGACGCTCACCGATGTCGCCGCCGCGACCGGCTTAACGCGCGCGGGCGCGCGGCGCATTCTCCTTACGTTGCAGGCGCTCGGTTATGTCGAAGCCGATGGCCGCCTCTTCCAGCTCACACCGAAGATACTCGACCTGGGCTTCGCCTATCTCACGTCGATGCCGTTCTGGAATCTCGCCGAGCCGGTCATGGAAGAACTCGTCGCGCAAGTTCACGAAAGCTGCTCGGCGGCGGTGTTGAACGGCGCGGAGATCGTCTACGTGCTGCGCGTGCCGACCCACAAGATCATCACGCAAAATCTGTCGATCGGCAGCCGTCTGCCCGCGTTCTGCACGTCGATGGGCCGCGTGCTTTTCGCCGCGCTCGACGACGCGCAACTCGACGAAGCACTCGATGCCAGCGAACTCGTCGCGCGCACGCCGCACACCATCGTCGACAAGACTGCGCTCAGGGAATCGATCGCGCTCGTGCGGCGCCAGGGCTGGGCTATCGTCGATCAAGAACTGGAAGAAGGATTGATCTCGCTATCGGCGCCCATTCGCGACCGGCAAGGCCGCGTGATCGCCGCGCTGAACCTCTCCGGCAACGCGCAGCGCAAGAGCGCGAAGCAAATGGTGAAGTCGTTCCTGACGCCGCTGCAGGAAGCGGCGCTGCGCGTGTCGGACATGGTTGCGCGGCGTGGATGA
- the pcaD gene encoding 3-oxoadipate enol-lactonase, which translates to MPLAAINGTRIHYRVDARAGNDAPWLVLSNSLGADVSMWTPQVEAFAEHYRVVRYDTRGHGHSDAPAGPYTIDQLIGDVVGLLDHLGIERAHYCGLSMGGLTGIGLAARHPERFSRVVLSNTAALIGSDAVWTPRAAKAREAGGMSSLTDAVIARWFTAPFIDREQLVLANIRDVFRHTEGEGYASNCEAIRDADLRAEAKTIALPVLVIAGTHDLSTTAEQGRELAGYIEGARYVELDAAHLSNIEKRDDYTRAVLDFLGEQP; encoded by the coding sequence ATGCCCCTTGCCGCTATCAACGGTACCCGGATTCACTATCGAGTCGATGCCCGCGCGGGCAATGACGCCCCGTGGCTCGTGCTGTCGAATTCGCTCGGCGCCGATGTCTCCATGTGGACGCCGCAAGTCGAAGCGTTCGCCGAGCACTACCGCGTGGTGCGTTACGACACGCGCGGCCACGGCCATTCGGACGCACCAGCGGGGCCGTACACCATCGATCAGTTGATCGGCGATGTCGTCGGGCTGCTCGATCATCTCGGTATCGAGCGCGCGCATTACTGCGGTCTGTCGATGGGCGGGCTCACGGGCATCGGGCTCGCCGCGCGTCATCCCGAACGTTTCTCGCGCGTGGTGCTGTCGAACACGGCGGCGCTCATCGGCTCGGATGCGGTGTGGACGCCGCGCGCCGCGAAAGCGCGTGAAGCAGGCGGCATGTCGTCGCTGACCGACGCCGTGATCGCGCGCTGGTTCACCGCGCCGTTCATCGACCGCGAACAGCTCGTGCTCGCCAACATCCGCGATGTCTTCCGGCATACGGAGGGCGAAGGCTACGCGTCGAATTGCGAAGCGATCCGCGACGCCGACCTGCGCGCCGAAGCGAAGACCATCGCGCTGCCGGTGCTCGTGATCGCAGGCACGCACGATCTGTCGACGACAGCCGAGCAGGGCCGCGAACTGGCGGGTTATATCGAAGGCGCGCGCTACGTCGAACTGGACGCGGCGCATTTGTCGAACATCGAGAAGCGCGACGATTACACGCGCGCCGTGCTCGACTTTCTCGGAGAACAACCATGA
- a CDS encoding IS256 family transposase, whose translation MPMKKKRTVASQAAARGPLPALPEGLLDDLVKGPMTPTEVQDLMLAFNKALIERAMGAEMKMHLGYLAGQPKPDGQDNERNGASGKTLITDYGPLRVDLPRDRDGSFEPILIPKHERRFTGFDERIIAMYARGMSVREIQAFLAEAYGTEVSPDFISSVTDEVMAEALAWQSRPLEPMYPVVFFDALRVKIRGDGVVSNKAVYLALGIQADGQRDVLGLWIEQTEGAKFWLKVFNELKTRGCQDILIAVVDGLKGLAEAIGTAYPRTAVQTCIVHLIRNSLEYASYKDRKSVAAALRPVYAAASEQAAQQALEAFAEGPWGAKYPTIVQSWRRAWENVTPFFVFPPDIRRVVYTTNAIESLNMQLRKIIKTRGHFPNDEAAIKLLWLALRNVLAKSVRAAFDWSSAMNQFAILFGERFTNARG comes from the coding sequence ATGCCGATGAAGAAGAAACGCACCGTCGCTTCTCAGGCAGCGGCCCGAGGGCCGCTGCCCGCCCTTCCGGAAGGTCTGCTGGATGACCTGGTCAAAGGCCCGATGACGCCCACCGAGGTCCAGGACCTGATGCTGGCGTTCAACAAGGCACTCATCGAGCGCGCGATGGGCGCCGAGATGAAGATGCATCTGGGCTACCTGGCGGGGCAGCCGAAACCCGACGGCCAGGACAACGAACGTAACGGCGCCAGCGGCAAGACGCTCATCACCGATTATGGCCCGCTCAGGGTCGATCTGCCGCGTGATCGTGACGGCAGTTTTGAACCCATCCTGATTCCGAAACACGAGCGCCGTTTTACCGGTTTCGACGAGCGCATCATCGCCATGTACGCGCGCGGCATGAGTGTGCGCGAGATCCAGGCGTTTCTGGCCGAAGCCTATGGCACCGAGGTTTCGCCCGATTTCATCAGCTCGGTCACCGACGAAGTCATGGCTGAAGCGCTCGCCTGGCAAAGCCGTCCGCTTGAGCCGATGTACCCGGTGGTGTTCTTCGACGCGTTGCGTGTGAAGATCCGTGGCGACGGCGTGGTGAGCAACAAGGCGGTGTATCTGGCGCTGGGCATTCAGGCCGACGGCCAGCGCGATGTGCTCGGCCTGTGGATCGAACAGACCGAAGGGGCGAAGTTCTGGCTGAAAGTGTTCAACGAACTGAAGACCCGGGGCTGCCAGGACATCCTGATCGCGGTGGTCGACGGCCTGAAGGGACTGGCTGAGGCGATTGGCACGGCGTACCCGCGCACGGCCGTGCAGACCTGCATCGTGCATCTGATCCGCAACAGTCTGGAGTACGCCAGCTACAAGGACCGCAAGAGCGTGGCCGCAGCGCTGCGGCCGGTCTATGCCGCCGCGAGTGAACAGGCCGCTCAGCAGGCCCTGGAGGCCTTTGCCGAAGGCCCGTGGGGTGCGAAGTATCCGACTATCGTGCAGTCGTGGCGACGGGCGTGGGAGAACGTCACACCGTTTTTCGTGTTTCCGCCGGACATACGCCGTGTCGTCTACACCACCAACGCCATTGAGAGTCTGAACATGCAACTACGCAAGATCATCAAGACACGCGGCCACTTCCCCAATGACGAGGCCGCCATCAAGCTGCTGTGGCTGGCATTGCGCAACGTGCTGGCAAAGTCAGTACGCGCGGCGTTCGACTGGTCGTCCGCGATGAACCAGTTTGCCATCCTGTTTGGAGAGCGTTTTACCAACGCACGCGGGTGA